The DNA window GCTGGTTTTCTTTAGAAATAGTTTGTTCGTTCATAATAGAAAGTATTTAAGTGCTTGAAATTATTGGAAGGATTCTAAGAAGGAATTCCGCTATCTTTTGCGTTCCTACATAGGCGTAAACTTTCCTCCATGGTAACTGTCACGGATAAACTGGTGGACGTCAGAACTCTTGTAGAAAACTTTTCCGCTTATTGTAAAGTATTTGATCTTACCAATGGTACGATAGCGTTGCAGACAACGGTAGGTTATCTTTAACATTTGCAGAACGTCCTGGTTGTCCAATAATTCTTCGCCGTCGATACTAAGCCTTTTTTTCTCTCTATTTTCGATATCACCGGCAAGGACGTCGAATCTTTTCATGATTCGTTCCATCCAACTCAAAAATTCAACTCTGTCAATATTCATAGCCTTTTGCTGTTTGGTTTACAGAGCCAAAATTGGCCTTGTTTTTCCGGCAAAATCTAACAGTGCACATACCAATATGCTAGTCAGATATAGTTTTTTTTTCAGGCTTTCTTTGTGTGACTGTTGCCTGGGAGAGGGGATTAGAAACATCTACATGGGTAAGATATGACTAGGTATGGGTAAAAAAAAGAAGGATAACCCGTTGGATTACCCTTCTTATATATTAATTCTCTTCCAATCTATAAATCATTGTCCATATATTGTTCAAGATTGTATTTTAGCGAATTTAAAAAGCGAGCTCTTTGACCTGCTCTAAATTTCATCTGGTAAAACGCATGATGAATGTCACCGAGACTTACCTCGAATATATCCTCAAAAAGCTGGCTGATCTTTCGAATTCCAACACGGCCATTTGAAACACTTCTTGAAATGTGAAGCGCATAAATAAGCTCAATAAGAGCATTCTTCGAATCAGTCCAAGAAAATTCGGCATCTTCACTGATATCTAAATCATCGTTATTTGTAGGTTCAACTCTGCCAAATTTTCCCGAAAGGTAAGAATGATAAAGATCGTAAGCCTTGATCTGCGCGACCTTATAATCGTAGTAAGTCGAGAAATCCCTGTCAACCTCAAAGAAGAAGCTATCGACTCCATCAAAGTAGTTTATATTTCCTAGTCTATAATAGAACTCATCTTTGTCTGACCTACCGGTACGATAATAACTGTAGAAATCTGAAGAAGCTATATTTTTTTTATATTCCTTGTTGAGTAACTTAAGCTGCTCCGTATAGTAAGCTTCGGTCAATTCCGAATTTAAAGGGCTATATGCTTCAATTTTTACTACCTTATTGTAAAACATAAGCCTGCCCAGAATTTCGGGCTTTACTCTTTTAAAGAAAGTAATTTCGTCCAAAATACTTTCAAAACCTTTCTGATTGATTTGTGCTTTTAATTCAGATAGAGTTTTATCAAGAAATGAAACCATGTGAAAAGCTTCATCAATTGCACTTTTTGTGCTCCTTGATATACTTATCTCTTCCTTTTCAATAGTTAATAAAATGTTTTTATATGCCTGTTTCATATGATTGTTTTTTAAAGTGATTATGCCCCACACTTTAAAATATATCCCACTGTGATGAGATAAAACAAAAATAAATATACACTATAATTTATTTCTTAATCATTGATTATGAAGGGTTTTAATTATTCGTAGTGAGTTAATTATTATCCGCTCGCATCTAACTAAGATTTGAGTACATAACAGAAGTTGCTTGATTTGGCAGATAAGTTTTAGGTATTACAATAAAAAATAATAATACTATAAAGAAATACATATAGCGTATTTGTATTAATTCTAGAAATACAGTGTACTTTTTCTAACAGATCTTTTTCATAGGTCAAAAATTGCAGTGTGGTTTTCATAATAACAAATTAAATACTATTTCCCACCATTTTTTTTGACAAAAAGCAAAAAAAATCATGTTTAATTGAAATTTTAATCGTAAATTACCTTTATCATTAATAACCACCAATCCAACTTCTGCAAAGTGTAAATGAAAAATATGGTAAGTACATTGGAAGAAAATTCAGCAAAAGAAACTCTCTTAAAGTTTCTTGATAGTATTCATTCCATGTCGCCAGAACTCCGAGACGCTTTATTCTTAAATACATATTTGCAAAAAGTAAACAAGAAGCATATTCTACTTAATATCGATGAAATTCAGAAGTCACTTTTCTTTGTTGTCAAAGGTTTAGTACGCTCCTACTACCTTGACAGTTTTGGATAGGACGTCTTGGCTACTCTTTGAAGGGGATCTAGCA is part of the Chryseobacterium camelliae genome and encodes:
- a CDS encoding RteC domain-containing protein yields the protein MKQAYKNILLTIEKEEISISRSTKSAIDEAFHMVSFLDKTLSELKAQINQKGFESILDEITFFKRVKPEILGRLMFYNKVVKIEAYSPLNSELTEAYYTEQLKLLNKEYKKNIASSDFYSYYRTGRSDKDEFYYRLGNINYFDGVDSFFFEVDRDFSTYYDYKVAQIKAYDLYHSYLSGKFGRVEPTNNDDLDISEDAEFSWTDSKNALIELIYALHISRSVSNGRVGIRKISQLFEDIFEVSLGDIHHAFYQMKFRAGQRARFLNSLKYNLEQYMDNDL